The following coding sequences are from one Oryzisolibacter sp. LB2S window:
- a CDS encoding esterase-like activity of phytase family protein, producing the protein MHKSFLRQLGLPVVTVLAVTAAAWSLPASAQTEHPAELAGHAVMPALSLIQAPADAPADARRAGKFTTGQRVETVGSVPGLSGGRPTGIGLPLDGQPLQGHSGIKRMADGSFWILTDNGAGAKANSPDFLLHLSQYQVDFKDGKFHRQQTVFLHDPDKKVPFRIVHEGTDKRYLTGADFDPESFQFAGGSLWIGDEFGPFLIQADLNGKVLAVFETQVDGKSVRSPDHPALTTPGAPDAKMAAFQAKRSKGYEGMAASRDGKYLYPLLEGALWDDKAQAYESLNGKPYLRVLEFDVQAQKWTGRHWKYPLEAGHHAIGDFNMIDASTGLIIERDNGEGTADRACPAGEKRADCFHDLAKFKRVYKVELSDANAGGAVRKIAYIDLMKIQDPRKLARKPLTDGVLTFPFFTIENVDVVDGEHIVVGNDNNLPFSSSRDPQRADDNELVLLRVPGLLGAK; encoded by the coding sequence ATGCACAAGTCTTTTCTGCGGCAGCTTGGACTGCCCGTTGTGACCGTTCTTGCCGTGACCGCCGCCGCCTGGTCGCTGCCCGCGTCGGCGCAGACCGAACATCCGGCAGAGCTTGCCGGCCATGCCGTCATGCCCGCGCTCAGCCTGATCCAGGCGCCCGCCGATGCGCCGGCCGACGCGCGCCGCGCCGGCAAGTTCACCACCGGCCAGCGTGTGGAGACCGTGGGCAGCGTGCCGGGCCTGTCGGGCGGGCGCCCCACGGGCATTGGTCTGCCGCTCGACGGCCAGCCGCTGCAGGGCCATTCGGGCATCAAGCGCATGGCCGACGGCAGCTTCTGGATCCTGACGGACAACGGCGCCGGCGCCAAGGCCAATTCGCCCGACTTTCTGCTGCACCTGAGCCAGTACCAGGTGGACTTCAAGGACGGCAAGTTCCATCGCCAGCAGACCGTGTTCCTGCACGACCCGGACAAGAAGGTGCCGTTTCGCATCGTCCACGAGGGCACGGACAAGCGCTACCTGACGGGCGCCGACTTCGACCCCGAGAGCTTTCAGTTTGCCGGTGGCTCGCTGTGGATTGGTGACGAGTTCGGCCCCTTCCTGATCCAGGCCGACCTGAACGGCAAGGTGCTGGCCGTGTTCGAGACCCAGGTGGATGGCAAGAGCGTGCGCTCGCCCGACCACCCGGCCCTGACCACGCCCGGCGCGCCCGACGCGAAGATGGCCGCCTTCCAGGCCAAGCGCTCCAAGGGCTACGAGGGCATGGCCGCGAGCCGTGACGGCAAGTACCTGTACCCGCTGCTCGAGGGCGCGCTGTGGGACGACAAGGCCCAGGCCTACGAGAGCCTGAACGGCAAGCCCTATCTGCGCGTGCTCGAATTCGACGTGCAGGCGCAGAAGTGGACCGGCCGGCACTGGAAGTACCCGCTGGAGGCGGGCCACCACGCGATTGGCGACTTCAACATGATCGACGCAAGCACCGGTCTCATCATCGAGCGCGACAACGGCGAGGGCACGGCCGACCGCGCCTGCCCCGCGGGCGAAAAGCGCGCCGACTGCTTCCACGACCTGGCCAAGTTCAAGCGCGTCTACAAGGTGGAGCTGTCGGACGCCAACGCGGGCGGTGCGGTGCGCAAGATTGCCTACATCGACCTGATGAAGATCCAGGATCCGCGCAAACTCGCACGCAAGCCGCTTACAGATGGCGTGCTCACCTTCCCGTTCTTCACCATCGAGAACGTGGACGTGGTCGACGGCGAGCACATCGTCGTCGGCAACGACAACAACCTGCCGTTCAGCAGCAGCCGCGACCCGCAGCGCGCCGACGACAACGAACTGGTGCTGCTGCGCGTGCCGGGTCTGCTGGGCGCAAAGTAG
- a CDS encoding TonB-dependent receptor plug domain-containing protein, which translates to MLACTAAGLLAAQSSAHAAGNLEAIATSELPSVQVTAERVEARVYDREEMDATPEGNRDLTSLISSNPAVRLDPSMSNSGNRGSLAPESFSIHGESPYQNQYLIDGISGTNSINPQENQLGLQVGRVPGFAQAYNIDTDLLDQVRVYDSRVPVEFGQFQGGVVDARIKTPTGSNRFSIKRSFNSSNLTQQQEPDVDLEKWRNGLPGYSSVWKKHFTSMSGDLRLSEDSAVLVSLSRRESEIQRQSKVLDPSAAIPNGKSTSMELRDSTDQVDNLMAKLHTRWGGGTSTNLLLKYSDRQEDLVSNTFADTSWTNRQKAMGLGFDLDQQLDGGKLTATLGVDQLDASRESSGNEFVTQLFADKSLSTYTYGGFGTESLEQRQYTARLRMDWDPVQTGNVQHRIYAGAQLLSTDASFVRAQDVRAASQTLQLNGSQKVTTRTLYRAGTVGVDYNSLGLFLSDTMQWGNWALTTSARLERDDFLNNTNLAPRARLDWDVLGDGRTLLGLGWARYFGQDLLGYALKQGKSALVTHEIQKGVLVNTPGTIERNQYDGLKTPHSDEWAFTASQQLGFDVEAGLSYVRRASRNGLTQRGSASSGYFYANGATAQAETATVSLRTLKPWKAAAAQWTGRVDFSWQSVKRNHDTTLGWESEEEAPDDIISVNGVQMLRKDKPASGFYVPRRLSATLNGRWAQAGVTWGNRLNWNGARTGIGYTGTIKGVEQYNSQRLPSYLTWDMALTYQPHWAPGVTLSLDMLNVLNRRVPLVVTTAGAANNARWQTGREIWLTAGYQF; encoded by the coding sequence ATGCTGGCCTGCACCGCGGCCGGCCTGTTGGCCGCCCAGTCATCGGCCCATGCGGCCGGAAACCTTGAAGCCATCGCTACCAGCGAGCTGCCCTCCGTTCAGGTCACGGCAGAACGCGTCGAGGCCCGCGTCTATGACCGCGAGGAGATGGATGCCACGCCCGAGGGCAACCGCGACCTGACTTCGCTGATCAGCTCCAACCCCGCGGTGCGGCTGGACCCGAGCATGAGCAACAGCGGCAACCGTGGCTCGCTGGCGCCGGAGTCGTTTTCCATCCATGGCGAGAGCCCCTACCAGAACCAGTACCTGATCGACGGCATCAGCGGCACCAACTCCATCAACCCGCAGGAAAACCAGCTGGGCCTGCAAGTGGGGCGTGTGCCGGGCTTCGCCCAGGCCTACAACATCGACACCGACCTGCTCGACCAGGTGCGCGTGTATGACAGCCGCGTACCCGTGGAGTTCGGCCAGTTCCAGGGCGGGGTCGTCGATGCGCGCATCAAGACACCCACGGGCAGCAACAGGTTCTCCATCAAGCGCAGCTTCAACAGCTCCAATCTCACACAGCAGCAAGAGCCCGATGTGGATCTGGAGAAATGGCGCAACGGCCTGCCCGGCTATTCCTCGGTCTGGAAAAAGCATTTCACCAGCATGAGCGGCGACCTGCGTCTGAGCGAGGACAGCGCTGTGCTGGTGTCGCTGTCGCGCCGTGAATCCGAGATTCAGCGCCAGAGCAAGGTGCTGGACCCATCGGCCGCCATACCCAATGGCAAGAGCACCTCGATGGAGCTGCGTGACTCCACGGATCAGGTGGACAACCTGATGGCCAAGCTGCACACCCGCTGGGGCGGGGGCACATCCACGAACCTGCTGCTCAAGTATTCGGACCGCCAGGAAGACCTCGTCTCCAATACCTTTGCCGATACCTCCTGGACCAACCGCCAGAAGGCCATGGGCCTGGGCTTCGATCTGGACCAGCAGTTGGACGGCGGCAAGCTGACCGCAACGCTGGGTGTCGATCAGCTCGATGCCTCCCGCGAATCGAGCGGCAACGAGTTCGTGACCCAGCTGTTCGCCGACAAAAGCCTGTCGACCTACACCTATGGCGGCTTTGGTACGGAATCACTGGAGCAGCGCCAGTACACGGCCAGGCTGCGCATGGACTGGGATCCGGTACAGACCGGCAATGTGCAGCACAGGATCTATGCCGGCGCACAGCTCCTGAGCACGGATGCCAGCTTTGTGCGTGCCCAGGATGTCCGCGCCGCAAGCCAGACCCTGCAATTGAATGGCTCGCAGAAGGTGACAACGCGCACCCTGTACCGTGCCGGTACCGTGGGGGTGGACTACAACAGCCTGGGCCTCTTTCTGTCGGACACCATGCAATGGGGGAACTGGGCGCTCACGACCTCGGCGCGCCTGGAGCGCGACGACTTCCTGAACAACACCAACCTCGCGCCGCGTGCACGGCTGGACTGGGACGTACTGGGCGACGGCCGCACGCTGCTCGGGCTTGGCTGGGCACGCTACTTTGGCCAGGACCTGCTGGGGTACGCCCTCAAGCAGGGCAAGAGTGCATTGGTGACCCATGAAATCCAGAAGGGCGTGCTTGTCAACACACCCGGCACCATTGAGCGCAACCAGTATGACGGCCTCAAGACCCCGCACTCGGACGAATGGGCATTCACGGCCAGCCAGCAACTCGGCTTCGATGTGGAGGCAGGCTTGTCCTATGTTCGCCGCGCCAGCCGCAACGGCCTGACGCAGCGCGGCAGCGCCAGCAGCGGTTACTTCTACGCCAATGGCGCGACCGCCCAGGCCGAGACGGCCACCGTCAGCCTGCGCACGCTCAAGCCCTGGAAGGCCGCGGCGGCCCAATGGACGGGGCGCGTGGACTTCAGCTGGCAAAGCGTCAAGCGCAATCACGACACCACGCTGGGTTGGGAGTCCGAGGAAGAAGCGCCCGACGACATCATCAGCGTCAACGGCGTACAGATGCTGCGCAAGGACAAGCCCGCCAGCGGCTTCTACGTGCCACGCAGACTCAGCGCCACGCTCAACGGCCGTTGGGCGCAGGCTGGCGTGACCTGGGGCAATCGCCTGAACTGGAACGGCGCGCGAACGGGCATCGGCTACACCGGCACCATCAAGGGCGTCGAGCAGTACAACAGCCAGCGCCTGCCCTCCTACCTGACCTGGGACATGGCGTTGACCTACCAGCCGCACTGGGCCCCGGGCGTGACCCTGAGCCTTGATATGCTCAACGTGCTCAACAGACGTGTTCCGCTGGTTGTGACAACGGCCGGCGCGGCCAACAACGCCCGCTGGCAGACGGGCCGCGAAATCTGGTTGACCGCCGGTTACCAGTTCTGA
- a CDS encoding cytochrome c peroxidase has protein sequence MKTRPANRLGHHVRCAVAACAMLLGLSGAMAQTASIESNATTRLAQSRAPDSAVGRLLQPVNNSAFACGTADGWDAACLRQRYQGQPPQWPRPLIDAGKQWTEMSAVPQAKPPATAKERARLELGTALFFDVGLSRKGGVSCASCHQSGKSFTDGRAQAVGEDRLMGRRRAQTLFAAPFASQLFWDGRAASLEEQAKGSITNPFEMNNTLAAAVRHANAQPRYRRLARDAWGHERMSEDEMVHAIATFVRTVRPPQTMADEVIAGHPQRLSDQQLLGLHLFRTKARCMNCHSGPLLTDNEFHDLGLSFYNRRNQDLGRFEATRDKADLGKFRTPSLRGVSHAGPWMHNGMFADLPGLMRLYNAGMGVVTGDPQEDPYVPTKSAHIKALELNAQEIDALVEWLRLL, from the coding sequence ATGAAAACCCGTCCAGCCAACAGACTGGGCCACCATGTGCGCTGTGCCGTTGCGGCCTGCGCCATGCTGCTGGGCCTGTCTGGCGCCATGGCGCAAACCGCTTCCATTGAATCCAACGCCACGACCAGGCTGGCCCAGAGCCGGGCGCCGGACAGCGCCGTTGGACGCCTGCTGCAGCCCGTCAACAACAGCGCCTTTGCATGCGGGACGGCCGACGGCTGGGATGCCGCCTGCCTGCGCCAGCGCTACCAGGGCCAGCCACCGCAATGGCCGAGGCCGCTCATCGATGCCGGCAAGCAATGGACGGAAATGTCTGCCGTGCCACAGGCGAAGCCCCCGGCAACGGCGAAGGAGCGGGCCAGGCTGGAACTGGGCACGGCACTGTTCTTTGATGTCGGCCTGTCGCGCAAGGGCGGGGTGTCCTGCGCCAGCTGCCACCAGTCGGGCAAGTCCTTCACCGACGGGCGCGCCCAGGCGGTGGGCGAAGACCGGCTCATGGGCCGGCGCCGCGCCCAGACATTGTTTGCCGCCCCGTTTGCCTCACAGCTGTTCTGGGATGGGCGCGCGGCCTCGCTGGAGGAGCAGGCCAAGGGCTCGATCACCAACCCCTTCGAGATGAACAACACCCTGGCCGCCGCGGTGCGCCATGCGAACGCTCAACCGCGCTACCGCAGGCTGGCCCGCGATGCCTGGGGGCATGAACGGATGAGCGAGGACGAGATGGTGCACGCCATTGCCACCTTTGTGCGCACCGTCCGCCCGCCACAGACCATGGCCGATGAGGTGATCGCCGGCCATCCACAGCGACTCAGCGACCAGCAGCTGCTGGGCCTGCACCTGTTTCGCACCAAGGCGCGCTGCATGAACTGCCACAGCGGCCCGCTGCTGACGGACAACGAGTTTCACGACCTGGGACTGTCCTTCTACAACCGGCGCAACCAGGACCTGGGCCGCTTCGAGGCCACGCGCGACAAGGCCGATCTGGGCAAGTTCCGCACCCCCAGCCTGCGTGGGGTGAGCCATGCCGGACCATGGATGCACAACGGCATGTTCGCCGACCTGCCCGGCCTGATGCGGCTCTATAACGCCGGCATGGGTGTGGTGACGGGCGACCCTCAAGAGGATCCGTATGTGCCAACCAAGTCGGCGCACATCAAGGCCCTGGAGTTGAATGCGCAGGAGATCGACGCGCTGGTGGAATGGCTCAGGCTTCTGTAG
- a CDS encoding sensor histidine kinase, producing the protein MKQTAQATFHADGSLRLRLLAGTLAWVLLALAVAFWGLRTLFQEHITQQFARQLVAQLDQLSAAVDWDEASARLRVASPSADARLDQPLSGLYWQIDRLGAAPQAALARSRSLWDRTLELPPAPQQYPAQGWALLHLTDDQGHALLAVARPLQLPEEGAPPLRLVVAGDEALIAEPLQRFTHMLLAALGLLALGLVLAVALQLRLALRPLERLRRQLAAVRDGSAPQLPGPYPRELQPLVQEFNHVLAENADMVRRARTQAGNLAHAVHTPLSILANAAAQEQGPLGALVREQVASARRQVDYHLARARAAAAVRATGLATPVLAPARALLRTMEHLHAARALSFELAPQAQDLAFRGEEQDLYELLGNLVDNAGKWARTRVVVDVQPHADQLCITVDDDGPGIPEEERERMFERGVQLDERRPGAGLGLDIVRALVDSYGGSVQARPSPLGGAQLRLCLPRAGDVSP; encoded by the coding sequence ATGAAGCAAACCGCCCAAGCCACCTTCCATGCCGACGGCTCGCTGCGCCTGCGCCTGCTCGCCGGCACGCTGGCCTGGGTGCTGCTGGCGCTGGCCGTCGCGTTCTGGGGGCTGCGCACGCTGTTCCAGGAGCACATCACGCAGCAGTTCGCGCGCCAGCTCGTGGCACAGCTCGACCAGCTGAGCGCGGCCGTGGACTGGGACGAGGCTAGCGCGCGCCTGCGGGTCGCCTCCCCGTCGGCCGACGCGCGGCTGGACCAGCCGCTGTCCGGCCTGTACTGGCAGATCGACCGCCTGGGCGCGGCGCCCCAGGCCGCGCTGGCGCGCTCGCGCTCGCTGTGGGACCGAACGCTTGAGCTGCCGCCCGCGCCGCAGCAGTACCCCGCCCAGGGCTGGGCCCTGCTGCACCTGACCGACGACCAGGGCCATGCGCTGCTGGCCGTCGCGCGCCCGCTGCAGCTGCCCGAGGAGGGCGCACCGCCGCTGCGCCTGGTCGTCGCCGGCGACGAGGCACTGATCGCCGAGCCGCTGCAGCGCTTCACCCACATGCTGCTGGCCGCCCTCGGCCTGCTCGCCCTGGGGCTGGTGCTGGCCGTGGCGCTGCAGCTGCGGCTGGCGCTGCGGCCGCTCGAGCGGCTGCGCCGGCAGCTGGCCGCCGTGCGCGACGGCAGCGCCCCGCAGCTGCCCGGCCCCTACCCGCGCGAGCTTCAGCCGCTGGTGCAGGAGTTCAACCATGTGCTGGCCGAGAACGCCGACATGGTGCGGCGCGCCCGCACCCAGGCCGGCAACCTCGCGCATGCCGTGCATACGCCGCTGTCCATACTCGCCAATGCCGCGGCGCAGGAGCAGGGGCCGCTGGGCGCGCTCGTGCGCGAGCAGGTCGCCAGCGCCCGCCGCCAGGTCGACTACCACCTGGCGCGCGCCCGCGCCGCCGCCGCCGTGCGCGCCACGGGCCTGGCCACGCCGGTGCTGGCGCCCGCGCGCGCGCTGCTGCGCACCATGGAGCACCTGCACGCCGCGCGCGCGCTGTCGTTCGAGCTCGCGCCGCAGGCGCAGGACCTGGCGTTTCGCGGCGAGGAGCAGGACCTGTACGAGCTGCTCGGCAACCTCGTCGACAACGCCGGCAAATGGGCGCGCACGCGCGTCGTGGTGGACGTGCAGCCCCATGCCGACCAGCTGTGCATCACGGTGGACGACGACGGCCCCGGCATACCCGAGGAAGAGCGCGAGCGCATGTTCGAGCGCGGCGTACAGCTCGACGAGCGCCGCCCCGGCGCCGGCCTGGGCCTGGACATCGTGCGCGCGCTGGTGGACAGCTACGGCGGCAGCGTGCAGGCCCGGCCATCACCGCTGGGCGGGGCGCAGCTGCGGCTGTGCCTGCCGCGGGCAGGGGATGTGTCGCCCTGA
- a CDS encoding response regulator transcription factor produces MRILVVEDEPTLRAQLVQAIAAAGHTLEQAGDGQQAHYLGDVEEFDAVVLDLGLPQIDGLSVLRRWRAAGRNMPVLILTARGSWQEKVAGMDAGADDYLAKPFHMEELLARLRALLRRRGEHASAEWHCGAITLDTRQARVAVGGQPLELTSHEFKLLALLMQRKGEVLSRTALSEHLYPQDSERDSNTIEVFIGRLRKKLPEGCIETVRGLGYRLVEI; encoded by the coding sequence ATGCGGATTCTGGTGGTCGAGGACGAACCCACGCTGCGTGCGCAACTGGTGCAGGCCATCGCCGCGGCCGGCCACACGCTGGAGCAGGCGGGTGACGGCCAGCAGGCGCATTACCTCGGTGATGTGGAGGAGTTCGACGCCGTCGTGCTCGACCTGGGCCTGCCGCAGATCGACGGCCTGTCCGTGCTGCGCCGCTGGCGCGCGGCCGGGCGCAACATGCCCGTGCTCATCCTCACGGCGCGCGGCAGCTGGCAGGAGAAGGTCGCGGGCATGGACGCCGGCGCCGACGACTACCTGGCCAAGCCCTTTCACATGGAGGAGCTGCTCGCGCGCCTGCGCGCCCTGCTGCGCCGCCGTGGCGAGCATGCGAGCGCCGAATGGCATTGCGGCGCCATCACACTGGACACGCGCCAGGCGCGCGTCGCGGTCGGCGGCCAGCCGCTCGAGCTGACCAGCCACGAGTTCAAGCTGCTCGCGCTGCTCATGCAGAGAAAGGGCGAGGTGCTGTCGCGCACCGCGCTGTCCGAACACCTGTACCCGCAGGACAGCGAGCGCGACTCCAACACCATCGAGGTCTTCATCGGCCGCCTGCGCAAGAAGCTGCCGGAGGGCTGCATAGAGACCGTGCGCGGCCTGGGCTACCGCCTGGTTGAGATATAA
- a CDS encoding PepSY domain-containing protein codes for MNIVLRLSIPLALALGAWGVGGALHAGEHEGRDHELARQALEQGQVLPLRQVLDKVEREYQGQVLKIEFEREDGRYIYEIRLLQRDGRMAKLEVDAVDGRVLKIKRKGD; via the coding sequence ATGAACATCGTCCTGCGCCTGTCGATTCCCCTGGCCCTGGCCCTTGGCGCCTGGGGTGTGGGTGGAGCCCTGCATGCGGGCGAGCATGAGGGCCGCGACCATGAGCTCGCGCGCCAGGCCCTGGAGCAGGGCCAGGTGCTGCCGCTGCGCCAGGTGCTCGACAAGGTGGAGCGCGAATACCAGGGCCAGGTGCTCAAGATCGAGTTCGAGCGCGAGGACGGCCGCTACATCTACGAAATCCGCCTGTTGCAAAGGGACGGCCGCATGGCCAAGCTGGAGGTGGACGCCGTCGATGGCCGCGTGCTCAAGATCAAGCGCAAGGGGGACTGA
- a CDS encoding PepSY domain-containing protein — MQHRIHRPLALLATAIALTWGVAQAQAPAAPQAPAAVSAPAAPQLTVRDIYDRVAAAGYRDIREIEWDDGRYEVKASNAQGQRVKLYVNAATGAIEGTRLRH, encoded by the coding sequence ATGCAACACCGCATCCACCGCCCTCTCGCCCTGCTCGCCACCGCCATCGCCCTGACCTGGGGTGTGGCCCAGGCCCAGGCACCGGCCGCCCCGCAGGCGCCCGCGGCCGTCTCCGCTCCGGCCGCACCACAGCTGACGGTGCGAGACATCTACGACCGCGTGGCGGCCGCGGGCTACCGCGACATCCGCGAGATCGAATGGGACGATGGCCGCTACGAGGTCAAGGCCAGCAACGCCCAGGGCCAGCGCGTCAAGCTCTACGTGAACGCCGCCACCGGGGCCATCGAGGGCACGCGCCTGCGCCACTGA
- a CDS encoding catalase produces the protein MTDRNRQCPVTHLTTDFGAPVPTNRDSLTAGPRGPLLAQDVWLNEKLANFVREVIPERRMHAKGSGAFGTFTVTKDITRYTRAKIFEKVGKKTEMFARFTTVAGERGAADAERDIRGFALKFYTEEGNWDMVGNNTPVFFIRDPRQFPDLNKAVKRDPRTNMRSATHNWDYWTLLPEALHQITIVMSDRGIPASYRHMHGFGSHTYSFWNAAGERFWVKFHFKTQQGIKNLTDAEAEALIGRDRESHQRDLYEAIERGDFPKWTMYVQVMPELDAERVPYHPFDLTKIWPHADYPLVEVGEFELNKNPENFFADVEQSAFAPSNLVPGIGVSPDRMLQARLTNYADAQRYRLGTNHHQIPVNAARCPVHSNHRDGMGRVDGNYGGALHYEPNSFGQWQAQPQFAEPPLRLSGDAQHFRFHEDDANYWEQPRKLFQLMTDAQKQALFGNTARAMGDAPEFVKFRHIRNCHAADPAYAAGVAQALGLDLQKALASQKDDPMFGNPLVALPV, from the coding sequence ATGACCGACCGCAACAGGCAATGCCCCGTCACCCACCTGACGACCGACTTCGGCGCCCCCGTGCCGACCAACCGTGACAGCCTGACCGCAGGCCCACGCGGCCCGCTGCTGGCGCAGGATGTGTGGCTCAACGAGAAGCTCGCCAACTTCGTGCGCGAGGTGATTCCCGAGCGGCGCATGCATGCCAAGGGCTCGGGCGCGTTCGGCACCTTCACGGTCACCAAGGACATCACACGCTACACGCGCGCCAAGATCTTTGAAAAGGTCGGCAAGAAGACCGAGATGTTCGCGCGCTTCACCACCGTGGCCGGCGAGCGCGGCGCGGCCGACGCCGAGCGCGACATCCGCGGCTTTGCCCTCAAGTTCTATACCGAGGAGGGCAACTGGGACATGGTGGGCAACAACACGCCGGTGTTTTTCATCCGCGACCCGCGCCAGTTCCCTGACCTGAACAAGGCCGTCAAGCGCGACCCGCGCACCAATATGCGCTCGGCCACGCACAACTGGGACTACTGGACGCTCTTGCCCGAGGCCCTGCACCAGATCACCATCGTCATGAGCGATCGCGGCATTCCGGCGAGCTACCGCCACATGCACGGCTTTGGCTCGCACACCTACAGCTTCTGGAATGCGGCGGGCGAGCGCTTCTGGGTCAAGTTCCACTTCAAGACGCAGCAGGGCATCAAGAACCTCACGGACGCCGAGGCCGAGGCCTTGATCGGCCGTGACCGCGAGAGCCACCAGCGCGACCTGTACGAGGCCATCGAGCGCGGCGACTTCCCCAAGTGGACCATGTATGTGCAGGTCATGCCCGAGCTCGACGCCGAGCGCGTGCCCTACCACCCGTTCGACCTGACCAAGATCTGGCCCCATGCCGACTACCCGCTCGTCGAGGTGGGCGAGTTCGAGCTCAACAAAAACCCCGAGAACTTCTTCGCCGACGTGGAGCAGTCCGCCTTTGCCCCCAGCAACCTGGTGCCCGGCATAGGCGTGAGCCCCGACCGCATGCTGCAGGCGCGCCTGACCAACTACGCCGACGCGCAGCGCTACCGCCTGGGCACCAACCACCACCAGATCCCGGTGAACGCAGCGCGCTGCCCCGTGCACAGCAACCACCGCGACGGCATGGGCCGGGTGGACGGCAACTACGGCGGCGCCCTGCACTACGAGCCCAACAGCTTTGGCCAGTGGCAGGCCCAGCCCCAGTTTGCCGAGCCGCCGCTGCGCCTTTCGGGCGATGCCCAGCACTTCCGCTTCCACGAGGACGACGCCAACTACTGGGAGCAGCCGCGCAAGCTCTTTCAGCTGATGACGGATGCGCAAAAACAGGCGCTGTTCGGCAACACCGCGCGCGCCATGGGCGACGCGCCCGAGTTCGTCAAGTTCCGCCACATCCGCAACTGCCACGCGGCCGACCCGGCCTACGCCGCCGGCGTGGCCCAGGCGCTGGGCCTGGATCTGCAAAAGGCCCTGGCCTCGCAGAAGGATGACCCCATGTTTGGCAACCCGCTGGTGGCGCTGCCCGTGTGA